The Cryptomeria japonica chromosome 2, Sugi_1.0, whole genome shotgun sequence region GTGGCCAATACGGTGCGTAGGATTATGACGGAACAACAGGGAGTGGATAAATCTTCTGTGTTGTTCCTTATTGCGGCGTATGTTGTGGGAAAGGAGAAGATCTTGACGGCCGTGGCAAGGCATTGCAATTGCCGTGTGTTTGTAGAGGACAGAAAGATGTCGATATTAAGTTGTTTGGATTTGGATGAGTATTCTATTTTTACTGTGGATGGCTCGGCTACTAATGTTCATGTTGTGGGGTGGAATGTTTTGGGGGAAACATGGCCTTATTTTAGGCCGAATTGGGTAAATATGGAGAAAATTATGAAGGAAAGAGGGTATAGTAGGGTTGTGGGCTTTGTGCCCACGGGCTGGATGTATGAAGTGAAGAGGTATAGTTTTCCTGTTAGAGTGAAGGGATGCTTTGAGGTTCATCTTGTGCCCTATAGCGAGCACTCGAATTATGATGAACTTAGGGAGTATGTGAGGTTTTTGAGGCCCAAGGAGATTGTGCCCACTGTAGGGCTTGAAGGTTTGGGGCTGGATAGCAAGCAAGCTGCTACAATGATGAAGTGCTTTGTGAATTTGGTTGATGAGACGGCACAGAAGCGGAGGTTTTTGAAAGGTTTTAGGCGCACGGATGTTGTTGTGGGGGCGACCAAGGATCAAGGCTCAGATGAGTTCAGTGAAGATGAGGGTGCTCAAGGAGAGGCAGGTAATGCTGAGGAAAACACCATGGAGATGGAAACTTTGTGTTCGGGTGAAGGGGTTACTGCTGGAAAGCAACGAATGGTAGAAgctaggaaattgaatttgacgCCAAAGTTAGTTTTGCCTAATGTAAAGAATGAGGACATTTTACAGACAAAGTCTTACTTACAACACGAATCGGCAACAGTTGGTGGCACTGAAGGAGGTACAATTGAGCCAGCTCCTCGGGTTTTTTTTGGCAAGAAAGCCAGGAAGCGGGGTGATAGTGGACCTGTTTTGTCGACAATGGATGTTGGCAATGCTTTAGATACCATTTGCAATCCAGGCAGTGCTTTAGGTGAGCTCCAGGGCCAGATGAATAATGCAGGCGATTCTTCTCAGAGTGCTGTGAATGGAATTGGTGGCATGGAAGATGATCCAGATTTTATCGGCTGTAATCCACTGCAGTCTATTGGCAGGATGGATGAAGCGATGGAAGAGATGAGGTTATGCCTACCAGACTGGGTTGTCAAAGATCAGATGTACAGCTTACTTGAAAAAACAGGTGGTGACATAACTGAAGCAGTTTCTGAATTCTATGAGCACGAAACTGAATTTTGGGAGCAAATTGTGGCTGTTACCAAAGCGAATCCTGGGGGCATTAATGATCCAATGAGTGAGAAGTGTGCAGGCGATAAATTTTCTGAGCAATCAAATTTAGTCTCTAGTGCTGCCATGGCCAGTAAACAAGGATCTTATTCACATGCAGCACCTGACAGTAAAGAATTTAAAATACCAGATATACATCCTTCAACTGTTAATCAGCATAACAAGAGCACTGGAAAAACTAGCTCAAAGAGGAATACTGCTTCCAAAGGTATTGACTGGAGTATTAGTAGTAAGCCCAAAAAGAAATCCAGGTTCTCTGTTAAGTCTGTTCCCAATAAAGGTAAACAATCAGCTATTACTAACTTCTTTAAGAAGGAAGTTGTGGATGGGAGTGTACCAGGCATTAATTCTGGTATTAAACAATCTTCTATTGCTAACTTCTTCAAGAAATCAGTAATGGATGGGGGTGTGttaaatgttgatttcaatgttaCTGGTCCCGAATGTGCAGTTAATATTTCTAGCAGATCCCAATCAGTTGGTTTGGAAAGTATGCGCAGATCTAAAGATTCTAAACAGCCATATGGTGAAGGATTAACTCAGCTTCTTCAGATATTAGATGGCAATATGTCAAATGAAGATGCTTTGATCCTGTTGGATAAGGCAAAAGGAGATGTTAATACAGCATTGAATTTGTATTACACTGCGTGTTGTGAACCATCCATTAAGGAGACTACAAGGAATGAACTGAAGTTGGACAAATGTATTTCTCCTCTTGAAATGGGCAGTAACCTGCTTAACTGTATTATCAAGGAAAATTCAAGCTGCAATTCTGCTGAACCAACAGCACTGTCCATTCAAAAGCACTCAGAGATTTCTGCAGTGAATGTGAAGGAACGTTCTGTTGCACTTCCCCTTGAAAAGTACAATCCCATTGAGAATGGTAGGATGGCATGCCTTTAACGTGCTTTTTGGAAATGTGTCTGTCTATACCTTGctttttttggttccaaaaatggTCTCAAACTTGGTTCATTTCCATATAAATATATTTGAGATGGAGTTTTTTTAAAGGTAGAAAATAAAATGTCATGAGCAGCTTGCTAATAGTAATGTGTTTCATAATTTTGGTCCTTGTATGATGAAAGTTAATAATTCATATAAATATATTTGAGATGGAATTTTTTAAAAGGTAGAAAATATAATGTCATGAAAAGCTTGCTAATTAGTAATGTGTTTCATAGTTTTGGTCCTTGTATGATGAAAGTAAATGATTAAAGAGGATTTGTGTATGATAACATTTGTACTTTCAGCATGTTGGCGTGCAGGAGAATTAGCTCCTTACTTGCACTTAGCACGAACATTTGATTTGGTTGAACAGGAGAGCGGTAAACTGAAGACCACTATAATGCTATGTAACATGTTTCGAAGGTGTGATTGACAGTAGATTGATTACAATACTGATGTTTCCTTTTGTGTTTTAAATTTAAGAGCTTGATAACTTTCATTACACTGATGCATGCAAAACTCTAGCAGATGAGTGTTGACTTCTTTTTAAATCGTATATGCAGTTTGCTTGCTTTATCGCCAGAGGATGTACTGTCTTCCGTATACCTCTGTACTAATAAGATTGCTCCTGACTATGAGAATGTGGTGAGTTCTAGTTACTGCTAAAATATATTCATACTTATTCAAGCTGCAGTAAAAGATGTTCTTGGTTTCTAATTTCACCCTCTTCCTAGAGCTAGCACATATTCCAAGTGAGTAAGCTAGTGGCTCCAATGTATTTTTCAAGTTGTATTTTGTTGTAAAAGTTACTGCCAAAAGATTAGGTCTACTTTATATCCATACTTATTCAAGCTGTAGTGAAAGTTGTTCTTGGTTTCTATATTACCCTCTTCCTAGAGCTAGCATATATTTCAAGCTACTAAGCTAGTGGCTCCAGTTGGTGAGTTTCTAGTTACTGCCAAAAAATTAGGTCTACTTTATATCCATACTTATTTAAGCTGCAGTAAAAGTTGTTCTTCGTTTCTAATTTTATTCTCTTCCTAGAGCTAGCATATATTCCAATCTACTAAGCTCGTGGCTCCAATGtatttttcaaataatattttgtTGTACTCGTATGAAACTTTCGTATTGTATCCAACTTAATCTTCATTTACTTACCTTGTATTGCTTTCAGAATCTTGTCTACTATACATCATCCTGTTGATTCTTTTTCCTAACCATGTAGGATCATAAATTCAAGCACTTGGAAAAATCAATACACCATTGCAAAGGATGTGCTATGATGTGCCTAGGATGTTAAAAATGTGCCAAGCAGAGCCACATGTCAAAAGtgtaaattttgaatttcatttgaaaaattccAATGTATTTGCAGGTGTAGAACCTTTAGCGCATGCCTCAACAAGGGATAGCGCATGCCTCAACAAGGgataattttttcaaaattggcAATGTAGACTATTGGTACCCACTTGAGCGTTGATGCGCACCAAAGCAAAGAGCCACTTCAAAACTAAAACGATCATCTAATGTATAGGTGTTTGTAGTTGGGGGTGTGCACCTATACTCAAAGATTGTGTCATGGTTATTTGGAATGCTTCTAGGAAGATAAAAGCATGCTGCAACAAAGAATGATGTTGTAGAGTAATAGGGTACACATGGTTGAAGATGCATGTCCTTCCTCTCTTTCTAAGGACAAAAATCTGTTGGATTTGTGAAGCAAAAAGGACGAAATCTTTCCTAGTTTTCTGCACTTCCATATAGGAATTGACAATGTGCTTCTTCAACTAACGATTTTCAAGATTCCAGTTTTTATTAATATTGGGGTTTGTAATTTTCAGTTTTGTGTGTGGGTTTTAGTTGATTTGAGATGGTGGTTTACAGAGTGAGATTTTGGTGATTATATTATATTAGTGCATATTTTGTGTGAGCCTAATTTGCAATTCAGGGCATACCAAGTCTACAGGGAAGCATGATGCTCTTCTTTTGCTGGTCTTACCTATTTGACTGGTCGTACCAGCCAATTAATCATTAATTTCAGTGATATCCTTTGCCCTTTCTACAGACCTTACTCATTCTGAGTAAACTGTACATTTCTGCTGGCACTTTCAAGGCCGTACTATCTGATAATATCATTATTgcagtttatttatcattttctttgatCGCACCAGTTCTCATGACCTCGCTAATGCAGGAGTAGGAGGAATGTCTGAAACTGAACATTACACAACTTTTTATTATATTTCTGGCTGTACAAATAAGTACAGGCTATAGCATACTtgcaaaattttctttttaattttattcaTTGTAAGACAGGGCAATTTGTTGCTTTAGCATTCATCACAATTAAGGATTATCTCTACTTTAAGATTAGCAAAGGTAAGTGGTCTAACCACCATGTTCAAAGGTCTATTCTTCTGGGCTGTGCATGTCTTTTGAGGAGCCTATGTGCAATAGCAAACCTAGGAAGGAGTTTATCAAATGGAAATTTCCACTTGCCTCCTCAAATATTTGTCCCAACTCCCAACAGAGATTTTCAGGTGCAAGGCCCCAAGGCATTTGGAAGTAAGTTTGCTGGTTGTTTTGCTGAATTACCTCAGCTGGACTTATTTGTTCTTTCATATGAAAGAGTTTGCTTTATAGGTTTAGTTCTATTTTGAATATTTTGGTAGTTATGATTGAGACAATTAACTCGTTGTTTTTGCTGTTAGAGACATTCCTTTAGAGCTTGAAGGCAATCTTTCTATGGTAGTATGCAAATAAGAAGTAGAGCAATACATTTTTCAAAGAAATCAATATCAATTCCCTTTTCCTGATTTCTTTCCCTGAACTATCTGAATGCTTTCGTAATGGTGGCGAAGGCAAAAATGTAGATTGTGTTGTCCTCTCTCACAACTTTTTTCTTTGAACCTTTAGCAGATTCAGTAGATTTGATGTGATAGCTATTGGGAGGAAGGGGGGAAGTGTCTAAAGAGATTATAATATCCTGTTGGCTGGCATAATTGCATGTGCCAAGTTCAGGAAGTGGAAAACTCAACTCCTACTTGAAACAAGACTCAAGAATCTCCCCAAAGGTCTCAGCATCACTAGGTCTTGATGTTGCAAGACAAATTGGTGGTGGAGTGAGAACCATTTAACAAGGGGCCTGATGTGAATCCTAATAGGTGTATCACAAGGTAAGGTTGAAGCTCAGCTTAATGGGGATGACAAATCAAGAAAACACACAGAAAACTATGTTAATCAAGTTAACTCCACACAGGTATACTTACTCGAGAGAATAACATGATAGAGAAGTGTGCAGATAAACACTCATTAACATGACATTATTGGCAATAATTGAGATAAAAATAAAACTGAAAGGCAATAAGagagataaaaataaaattgaaactaAGTAAAATCTACTGTTaactataaaataataaaaaaaggaaCAAAAGGTAAAAGGTTTCAGAGACATGGTAGTGCTTTATCCTAGAACTAAGTCTGATTCAGTGCTAGTGGTGGGCTGTTGTTGAAATCGATCTTTACCTGATTTGTTGTGACACAATCAGGGCATAACACAATGCTATTATCTGAGGAAGTTAATCAATGAAATTGAAACAGTTGTCCATCACATTACATGTGTAGGACAAAAATTAGACATCAAAGACCTTTGAATCAGAAAATGTTTTCATTGAGCAGCAACAGCAGTTCATTACACAACACATggaatgcaagattgaattctagaaGAGCATTACCGAGACAAGAAAAATCACCTATCAAGAAAGATGTAAGGGCTGTATTTAAAACACTAAAGCAGATGGAATTCCCAACAACCTTGAAATGGCATACAGTTTTCATTCTTATAGAGTTAGATCTACTCCAATAGGCAAGAAAAGTGAATTACAGAATGCTGGAAGGAGACATTAATGAGCAAGTACATTCTAGAGTATTCCCGAATATTTTATTTTTGGATCCTTCTGGCGTTGAAATAAAATGGAACCCAGAGAACCTCGAGCCTATTGCTTTGCAATCAAGGAGATTCTGTTGCATTTAATTTTTTGACATTCTCTGAATTCATATTCTTCTGAGTGTTTTTAAATTTGCTGTCAGTTAAATGCTATCCCATATCCAGTTGATTCTTCTCAGTTGAAGTTAATATTCTCTAGGCAATTTTGGTCATGACTTTCGTCTAATTCTGTAAGTCGTTGAATTCTCTAGAAAGAAACATTTAGCTCGTAAGGACAAATCTTGGTCATTCCGGTAATCTTTAGGCCATGAGCTTTGTGATATATTTCCCTTTGGAAGGTTTGAGTCATCATTTAAAAGATCTTGCACGCAAgataaatcaatcaacattactaAGTAATTTGTGTCTTCTCTTCAGATTATCCTTTGCTTATCCCCTTTTAAATTTAATTGATGACTCCCTTTTATATTTATCAGGAATTTAATAATATCTTGCAGTCTTTTAAAATCCATGTTTGAGGTGTCAGGACTCAATACTcaacgagttgagtcaaggtgacaTGTCAATAGTCTTAGGTTTTGACACATGGTGGGTGTTGGGCAAAGATAGGTCAATATTCAGTCATTGCCATAGCCTTAAAGGCATGAAACAGTGTCAATGCCTGCGACAGGTCATCAAACGACCAATTGCGATAGGGGATGCTGTCGAATTTATTTGGGTCAAAATCCACATGGCTAGTGTGGAAAATGGACACAGTAGCAGGTATCACGCATAGGTCTAAACATGGTGGCATTGAAGTTATCACAAGCAATCATGTTGATTTAAATGAGCCTCATGGTATAAGTGCTAGActtgaaaaaaattgcattttgcTCACATGGAGAAGTCTGAAAGAGATGGAGGAAAAGTCCATGTGAGTTTTGAACATGAGAGGGTAAGTAAGTTAGGGTTGATTGACAATTTAAAGATGGGTTTGACGTTGAGGGTGGATAGAATTGTCAAAATCAGGGTATTCCAGCCACATCTTTTCACATCTGAAGTGAAACCTTTGTGGCAAATAGTCTTCTTCCAAGTATAGTATGAAAGATTAGTAATTGGATCTTAATATTGTGAGTAATACATAACTGAAGATTAGTTTACAACTCATCCAAGCAGTTGCCATCAGGAACTTGTCCAATCTCACCAGAATATTTGCAGCATTGCTCCTTTCTTGGGTTTCATATCTTGGAGATTTGAGACATCAATGTGGGCACAAAAGGATGAGAGTCTTGATATTGGAGAGTTCCCCTTTGTTTCTTTGAGAGATCAATCCCCACGTTGAAGTCCCCAACAACATTCCACTACAAATGCGTATGTCATGCCCCCATTACAAAGAAATATGAGGTAAATCAAACATCGCTGGAGAAAAGCACGCAATATTGAACTTGGCCGATTTTATTGAAATCCaataaataataatgaaatcaTTATCATTATGGCCCATTCCTTCCTTGTTAAGCACCAAACCTATTCAATGAAGTTGACTTGAAATTATATTCATTTTGGTGGCTGACTTCATAGAtatcatcctatataagacatgctgGGAAGTGATGACTCGATATATGGGAGCGATCAAACGTTAGTAAAAAGCAGAAATTAATATGATCACCAAAGCAAGATTAATTCTGTGAAGACATATTAGAGAAGCTAGCAATTATTAAATAAGAGATTGTGATTATATTTTCAAAGGTAGTGATTATGTTTAAAAGCAGCGGTTTCCTAGAGTAAGAGATCATTAAAATATAATGAAGTTTGCAATTAAGAGGAAGAGCCATGACTTTTCCAAAAGGGTAGAAATATTGAAGAGGCATGACTTCTCCCTCATATTGGAGGGTATAAAAGGAAGAAGAATTCAATTGAAGTGGGCAGGAATAGAGGAAATGGAATGATCCGAGTACATATTTGAAAatcagaaaattagaaaataaaacaaaactcGAATGGAGTAAGCATTTGATCTGAAATCAGGCATCAAGCCAACAAAGAGCAGATTCTAATTTTATATGTGCAGACTAAAATAGTAAGTCTATGTGTGGAGATTAAACAGATTAGAGATCATTATCTATTTGAGTAAGAGCATGGGATAGCATTCATCAAAGAAATCACATCAAATTAGAGAAGGAAGAAACAGGAAGTTGATCAAGAGAAGAAAGTACATCAGCAAATAAGGAAGAAGATCAGATCAGATATTTCACTTGCAAATAAAGAAAGAGACCAGATCAGATATCACAGAATGGATATACCAGATCTGATAACCATTTAGGGAAGCAGGCTTCTAACCCAGCCAAGTTTGGTATCTGATATTAATAAATGATGCAATAAATCTATAATCTTAAGCTTGGTATGTAATATGGATAATGATGTCACGTATCTACAAATATTATTTGTCTTTGACCAAGATGTTAACCAGCTTTGCCAATCTATGATATCTCTATAACTAATGAGTTTATCTATTTCTTGTCCCACATGCACTCATACGTGGAATCGAAGGAAATATGTCAGGGAGAGGCAGCAGACCGATTCCCTTTGTAATATGCAGCCCTATTTGtgctttgttttttttgttttttgaatgtATTTTTGACTTGTTTTTGCAATATAATCCATGACAATAATAGTGCAGATAAAGAGATAATAACGTAACACTTTTTCAGTTCAGAAAATGACTAACATTCAGGATTAACACAACTAAAATTTCCAGATTTAATTTCTGatctgaaaatacatttttttctcaaaaataacAACTCTGTTCATAAAAATACACAACGTATTTAAATCCAACATACACAGAAATTGAAGCAATGGTTTTGCTTGAACTGTTCACAAAAATCAGCAAAATATCACTTCAAAATGAATGCCAATCCTCACAATCTGCTCCTAAGGCTACGCTGAAGGTATGCAAGGAAGTGCAGGTCCAAAATGCTCCAAAACAGTAAGTGTAACATCCTCAAAACCCTAGACGCTCATCAAAAGAGTTAATGGCCAGCAAGGGAGAAGATACAACAACCAAAATAGAAATAtaccctcctcaatcttctccaaaatTACTCTTTTAAAATATGATATTCAATAAGCTTTGCAAATCTGAAAATGTGGACTTCAATATGCCTAAATGTGACCTCTGAATGAAATCACCATATTATTCTCCAGATTTTATTTCTCAACAACGTGGAGAATGTTGCCTGCAATGGTCTCTGTCCTCACAAACCAAGAGAAGAAGCAATCTCCCCAAATCAGAATCAATATCAAAATCAATACTTAACATATCCTCAAATGAGAGCCCCGATCCTTCTTCTATATTTTTTTGGCCTTTTGgttgctttttaaaaaaaaacacttttttactattttttggaAAGCTTTcatgctttttaaaaaaaaaaacaattcttgctttttcactattttttttggaaaaacactTTTTTGCTTTTATTTAATAAAAGTCACTTCCTTCTTTAATCTCCCAATGtagcattaaataataaaggtCCATCCATTAAAATAAATTACCTTTAATTTAATAGTTGGGGTCTCTATAgtcccttcattaaataaattaaaataatgataaatttaaatctttattttaactttattaacttaTATAACTTattgttatttaatttaaaatcTCTAGACTATATCAAAAGTCGAGATGATCATCAAACCCACCAATAATACTAAAAATAGAAAGCATGCAAATTGACTCTGTTGGTGCCCATGCATGACTTAaccgacttactaaaaatagtaattgtGGGAGAATTAACCCGAAAAGACTCCAAAAAAGAGTGTTACGCtcgtcaaaaaaatcaaaatacgaAATCACACTTGATATTGCTTCTAAGATTCCCTAACCCTAATCAATAGCCCATAGGAATCTATTGAATAGGCTAATGACTCTACCATGCTGAACTagcttaggaaggggacattacagtttgcTCTTCACAAAATTGCTTGTTCGCAAGCAATCTCAACTCAATCCCACAATTATTAGTTTGATCCAGATTTAAACCAAGAATGATTCTTGAGTCCCAAGTCAAGCTAGGAGATTTGTAGCACCATCTGTAGAAGGCACTATCTTGCAAGCTACCAACATAAGAGACCTCTCAAAAACCTCCTGTAAGTAGAGCAATCGGATATTGCACCAACTTTGTCAACTCATTAGGGAATTGTTCTCCAAATGAACTGAACTAACACACCATAAAAACTAACTCAAGAAAGTCATCAAGAAAGTCAACATTGACTCTCCCATTTCCAACAACCGTTGGACTACAAATCAAAGTGATCCTAGGGCTCCAAGTGAATCTTAGAAAGGAACCACCATGCTGACGATGCGGTACTTTGATCACTGAGACAATTTAATTTGATCCATAACTGCAATCCTTGTAACTAATGTGATCCTGAGCAATTGAAAAAAATATCTGCTCAGCTCAAAACCATAATCCTCACTATATCTCCTCATGAAGTCCCAAACAAGAAACTAATCTATCACTGTGAAGGGACTGGCAATCAAGATGTGAGCATATCCAATTCTGAAATCAGCTAACCAGGTAGTGTCTTTGTGATTGCCAACTGAAATCGTATCACCAACGCTTAATCTCCAACTGTCAAGGGAAGAAACTCGAGTGTGCCAACAAACCCAACTCATTGCAATTAACCAATCTTCATCTGGAAGCATGCATACTAACATCATGAAGTGACTACAATGACCAATATTCTTGTAAGTGGAAGTGGAAAATAACTGAACTGTACCCAGAAGATCTCCTACAATTGAGTGCAATGAAATCTGCAAGAGCTCAAAATCAACCTGCCCATAGATTGAAGCCACCATAAACAATGTAGAAAAGAAAAGGCAACGGTAAAGAATCTGAAATCTCACTAAAAACATAGGAGATGTGAGAATGAAAATAGCTGAAGAATCAATTCCTATGATAAAAACACCTCTACCAACTAGCCACATCTATAAAGTACTCAACTGTTGATAAAAAAGAAACCATCCAACTCATTTGTCAGTCAAGGACTAAGTCATGCATAGGCCGATCAGACAGTGGATAGTGGTTCTAACACTCATTGTAACAACTGCAAGTGTAAtgcccccactttgaaatataatttaataataaataataataaaaaaaaaaaaataaaaaaaataaaaataaaaattaaattaaaatataaaaaaatataatttttttttgattaaagttaatgaattgccaaaagacatgaaatgataagttgtgactcccccaaatatgaggtctAAAAGGGAGAAGATGTAATGACCCCCCTTCTCTTGTTGCTATTCAGATGCACAAATTTGCCTGTCATCTATCTTCGTAGGCAAATTCACAGTCTAAGGGGATGATTGGTTAGCCAAAGGGGACGAATACTTTGTCAAATTTTGCTTTGGTGAGCCATTTATAATAAAACtttataatattatgttattaagttactttttctaaatttagaaaaagttaaAAAAGTAAATTTATAAGTTACTTTATTTTGGAATAAGTAAACTTTATATTAAAAGTTACCTTGCACACTTCCCTAGGAGGTTTGAATAACTTAAAAGGTGGCCACACTTAAATGTTATGTTGACCCCTCATGCTGGTCGAATTATTGAAAGGAGAAAAGATTCCATTGGAATCTTTAGAAGATGCCAAATGAGGTCGAATTAGGGATTGGAGGCTTAAAGAAGGTTGTATGTGCAAATTGGGCATTAGGTGATTTGGAAATTATTCATTCTTCTTCTCTGCAATATTCTGTCATAGCACATACAGCAGTGTGGAGGCCAAATTGGAGATGAAAACCTTCAATTTTAGGCAGGTTGAACGATACCCCAATCATTAATCCTTCTTCAGCGCTCAGGAAAGATCAGTTTTCAGGCCATTCAAGGGTCAAATCGTGTGGATTTTTGTATCAGATTGCAGGGTTAGCAATGTCAATCAGATCTGAGCAGTTTGGTCACATTTCTCAGCAAGTTTAATGCACATTTAAGCCAGCTGTACCTCTCCTAGGTCAGCCGTACCATCTTTGGAAGCCTgggattgcaaataaataaataagaaggtttttggagcCGCTCTTGCTTGTGAAATCCTTGTTAGGAGGTAACTAAGGTATATTGGTGATCTATTTGGTGAAACCCCAGCACATTTGAATGATATCAGCAAATTAGAGGGGAAAAGGAAGCAATTTTGGTGATCTCTCCTGGCAAGATTTCAGAATAAGCTCCAGATCAGCTATTCATCCActcaattgtttttgataattattgttTTGAAGATTAAAACCCTTTGGAGCTGTTGGAACATTTTGGAAGCTCCTGTAGCAGCATTTCTCTTTAATAAAGTCAATAAAGAAACCCACAAGGCAAGGCGTTGGACCCTTGGTAGGCCAATTTCGCATGTTAGTGTTGAAATTATTCAATTCTTTGCATTTATTAATTGCTGATAATAAATCAGATATTCTGAAATTAAGTTTTAGTAGTCGTAATTTGTTCTTGTCTTGAATTCCAAATTGCATTATTCATTCTATcatcccaaaacccccaaaaacgCATTAAAACTCAAAATTTCCTCAAAAACTCCAAGCTACAATATGCTGGTCAAAGATTGATTTTGAAACAAAACAAATCAGAATTGAGCCATCTCCAACATCTTTCAGAAGAGAACAcatttgaaggggggataatttttgcatcagaagtgcagatctgattgtgaaaggttgtgtccctttcaaagggcagaaataatgaagagttgcactctttcaaagggggctaatggtgaaagggtgtgtctcttgccatgaagaggtgtgacctctccctcacattgagagatataaaggaataaAAAGCATCCAGTGGGATCACCATTGAtcggatcagatcagaactgttattaagttacaggcagtaacat contains the following coding sequences:
- the LOC131078854 gene encoding DNA ligase 6 isoform X2 yields the protein MSDSSGSNPSNDIDSSALFVNSYKNFIQSTSTIAGSNSLPQQPPPESYKILSRQSPLPCFPSNFPPSKLIPNTRFIVDGFRSAGPFSVTYFLSHFHSDHYAGLNPHWSRGLIFCSHVTAHLLVTCLKIPDAFVVPLQIGEPLLIDGCEVTLIDANHCPGAVQILVRVYASGGDIRKYVHTGDMRYDSQMKLEPALFDFIGADTLFLDTTYCNPKFVFPSQTESVEYVANTVRRIMTEQQGVDKSSVLFLIAAYVVGKEKILTAVARHCNCRVFVEDRKMSILSCLDLDEYSIFTVDGSATNVHVVGWNVLGETWPYFRPNWVNMEKIMKERGYSRVVGFVPTGWMYEVKRYSFPVRVKGCFEVHLVPYSEHSNYDELREYVRFLRPKEIVPTVGLEGLGLDSKQAATMMKCFVNLVDETAQKRRFLKGFRRTDVVVGATKDQGSDEFSEDEGAQGEAGNAEENTMEMETLCSGEGVTAGKQRMVEARKLNLTPKLVLPNVKNEDILQTKSYLQHESATVGGTEGGTIEPAPRVFFGKKARKRGDSGPVLSTMDVGNALDTICNPGSALGELQGQMNNAGDSSQSAVNGIGGMEDDPDFIGCNPLQSIGRMDEAMEEMRLCLPDWVVKDQMYSLLEKTGGDITEAVSEFYEHETEFWEQIVAVTKANPGGINDPMSEKCAGDKFSEQSNLVSSAAMASKQGSYSHAAPDSKEFKIPDIHPSTVNQHNKSTGKTSSKRNTASKGIDWSISSKPKKKSRFSVKSVPNKGKQSAITNFFKKEVVDGSVPGINSGIKQSSIANFFKKSVMDGGVLNVDFNVTGPECAVNISSRSQSVGLESMRRSKDSKQPYGEGLTQLLQILDGNMSNEDALILLDKAKGDVNTALNLYYTACCEPSIKETTRNELKLDKCISPLEMGSNLLNCIIKENSSCNSAEPTALSIQKHSEISAVNVKERSVALPLEKYNPIENACWRAGELAPYLHLARTFDLVEQESGKLKTTIMLCNMFRSLLALSPEDVLSSVYLCTNKIAPDYENVDLNIGGSTVIAAIEDAFGTPKSRLKEMYNNMGDLGDVAQACRQTQSMLSVPRPLSIHHVFMALLQISKEGGSGSNARKKGVILSLLRSCREKETKFVVRTLVRNMRIGAMMRTVLPALAQAIILNSLSICSLEGFSENLKAQLQQASVLAMEAYNILPNLNMLIPTMISKGIDFLSATLSISPGVPIKPMLAKITNGVSEVLKRFQGKAFTCEYKYDGQRAQIHMLMDGSVRIFSRNCEDSTSRFPDVVEIVLSSVTSTTKNFVLDAEVVAVDRNNGNKIMAFQYLSSRERGRNGSSVQSQNIKVDVCIFIFDVMFANGEQLLALSLRERRNRIKDLFTTEKPGHLRYVNEITVKADEAHPSSILTLNKVDAFLADAISSSCEGIMAKALDDNSEYAPSKRSDSWLKVKRDYVEGLHETLDLVPIGAWHGNGRKAGWFSPFLLACYDPDSEEYQSVCRVMSGFSDDFYREMEEFFSGERILSKKPAYYQTLEEPDLWFCPELVWEIRGADLTVSPVHQAAVGLVHPSRGISMRFPRFICQRTDKKAEDGSTPLDIVDLFHRQTRKMDFSIDDQELEP